The Maylandia zebra isolate NMK-2024a linkage group LG4, Mzebra_GT3a, whole genome shotgun sequence genome includes a window with the following:
- the rnf151 gene encoding RING finger protein 151, whose translation MRGSICSKTSPPGYGNTLRKIKQELAMADPEVSTQSGGYDVELFVDTPDYDLICTICQGVLRCPVRAACHHIFCKKCILQWLKRQETCPCCRKPVNPSLIFVMFKLSKSIGRLKIKCKNEIRGCAETFPLSEQYCHSMSCLYELIPCPYQGCRVQLLRRDLETHAHHCEHWRQPCHMGCGTILSHRTQAQHNCYKQLRQEYEARQRNHRAIATALQRKMRRMQSTMAHMKRQIGLICESLEVMDDLHEVEEEDLGESSGSSSGTPSSSSSC comes from the exons GCAGACCCAGAGGTGTCAACACAGAGCGGGGGTTATGATGTGGAGCTGTTTGTGGACACTCCAGACTATGATCTGATCTGCACCATATGCCAAGGGGTCCTCAGATGTCCAGTAAGAGCTGCGTGCCACCACATTTTCTGCAAGAAATGCATCTTGCAGTGGCTAAAAAG ACAGGAGACCTGCCCCTGCTGCAGGAAGCCGGTGAACCCAAGCTTGATCTTTGTCATGTTCAAGCTAAGCAAATCTATTGGACGCCTCAAGATCAAG TGCAAGAATGAGATCCGCGGCTGTGCAGAGACCTTTCCCCTCTCAGAGCAGTACTGCCACAGCATGAGCTGTTTGTATGAGCTAATCCCCTGCCCCTACCAGGGCTGCAGGGTACAGCTCCTCCGCAGGGACCTCGAGACCCATGCGCACCACTGTGAGCACTGGCGCCAGCCTTGCCACATGGGTTGTGGGACGATACTCTCCCACCGAACCCAGGCTCAACACAACTGCTACAAGCAGTTGAGGCAGGAGTACGAAGCTAGGCAGAGGAATCACAGGGCCATTGCCACCGCCCTACAGCggaagatgaggaggatgcAGAGCACCATGGCCCACATGAAAAGGCAGATAGGGCTTATCTGTGAGAGTCTGGAGGTGATGGATGATCTGCATGAGGTGGAAGAGGAGGACCTTGGGGAGAGTAGTGGCAGCTCCAGTGGGACTCCaagtagcagcagcagctgctga
- the rps2 gene encoding small ribosomal subunit protein uS5, with product MADDAGGRGGFRGGFGAGGRGRGRGRGRGRGRGRGARGGKSEDKEWVPVTKLGRLVKDMKIKSLEEIYLYSLPIKESEIIDFFLGSGLKDEVLKIMPVQKQTRAGQRTRFKAFVAIGDYNGHVGLGVKCSKEVATAIRGAIILAKLSIVPVRRGYWGNKIGKPHTVPCKVTGRCGSVLVRLIPAPRGTGIVSAPVPKKLLMMAGIDDCYTSARGCTATLGNFAKATFDAISKTYSYLTPDLWKETVFTKSPYQEFTDHLAKTHTRVSVQRGQAVQAAAS from the exons ATGGCGGACGACGCCGGTGGTAGAGGAGGTTTTCGCGGAGGTTTTGGCGCCGGTGGCCGCGGTCGGGGCCGTGGACGCGGCAGAGGCCGTGGCAGGGGCCGCGGTGCACGGGGCGGCAAGTCCGAGGACAAGGAG TGGGTGCCGGTCACCAAGCTGGGCCGCCTGGTTAAGGACATGAAGATCAAGTCCCTGGAGGAGATCTATCTGTACTCTCTGCCCATCAAG GAGTCTGAGATCATCGACTTCTTCCTGGGTTCTGGTCTTAAAGACGAGGTGCTGAAGATCATGCCCGTCCAGAAGCAGACCAGGGCTGGTCAGCGCACCAGGTTCAAG GCCTTTGTTGCCATTGGTGACTACAACGGCCACGTGGGCCTGGGGGTGAAGTGCTCCAAGGAGGTGGCCACAGCCATCCGTGGGGCCATCATCCTGGCCAAGCTGTCTATCGTCCCTGTCAGAAGGGGTTACTGGGGTAACAAAATCGGCAAACCCCACACTGTGCCCTGCAAGGTGACTGGCCGCTGCGGCTCTGTCCTGGTGCGTCTCATTCCAGCCCCCCGTGGTACCGGCATCGTGTCTGCCCCAGTGCCCAAGAAGCTGCTCATGATGGCTGGAATCGATGATTGCTACACCTCTGCCAGGGGCTGCACCGCCACCCTCGGCAACTTTG CCAAGGCCACCTTTGACGCCATCTCCAAGACTTACAGCTACCTGACCCCTGATCTGTGGAAGGAGACAGTCTTCACAAAGTCTCCCTACCAG GAGTTCACTGACCATCTGGCCAAGACTCACACCAGGGTGTCTGTGCAGAGGGGCCAGGCTGTGCAGGCCGCTGCCTCCTAA